One genomic segment of Clostridium estertheticum subsp. estertheticum includes these proteins:
- a CDS encoding response regulator transcription factor, with protein MYKVLIVDDERIIREGIANSIEWNKYGFSLCGMAQNGIDAYEIIKQIVPDAVITDIKMPGMGGLELISRIYKEYPQIIFIILSGYGEFKFANKAMKYGVKYYLLKPCDEDEIINILKKIEIEKKEEEKKDKFLTDINDNFKKVLPQVGEQFLRDFIIGVTYSKVECEYFLRLFDIKETKFKLVVFKLDNGVDLLEKFALKNIAYDILNQNVVYLSTILDNNVLLLIKSIDLSILTDLLSQIKDIFNKYFKYNICIGVSNENSFESIQNMYLEVKECLKCEFYLGDNKIITEKIIEFNKSQDNLSDSTYNEMIAVSVKTGNIERLNLQLDSFFNMIYQEKVEIEMAKNYCIEIFLIILRQGDHKKVRGYAKGLYEIQDKSTLRQISGYIKYIANEIAKKNYDNNTENYGAIISTVINCVDNNIQNYELSLNWIAKKVLFINENYLGKLFYKHTNEKFSRYVVRIRMEKAKELIRSKKDYKFYEITEQIGLGDNTQYFSQVFKKYTGYTPSEYRKL; from the coding sequence ATGTATAAAGTTTTGATTGTTGATGATGAGAGAATAATAAGAGAAGGTATTGCAAATTCCATTGAGTGGAACAAATATGGTTTTTCACTTTGCGGAATGGCCCAGAATGGAATAGATGCTTATGAAATTATTAAGCAAATTGTTCCAGACGCGGTTATAACGGATATTAAAATGCCTGGAATGGGGGGATTAGAATTAATTTCTAGAATATATAAGGAATATCCTCAAATTATTTTTATAATTTTGTCTGGATATGGAGAATTTAAATTTGCAAATAAAGCGATGAAATACGGCGTTAAATACTATTTATTAAAACCATGTGATGAGGATGAAATAATTAATATTTTAAAAAAAATAGAGATAGAAAAAAAAGAAGAAGAAAAAAAAGATAAATTTCTTACGGATATAAATGATAATTTTAAAAAAGTTTTACCACAAGTCGGAGAACAGTTTTTAAGAGATTTTATAATTGGGGTAACTTATAGTAAGGTTGAATGTGAATATTTTTTAAGACTCTTTGATATAAAAGAAACTAAGTTTAAGCTTGTTGTATTTAAACTGGATAATGGAGTTGATTTACTAGAGAAGTTTGCGTTAAAGAATATAGCATATGATATATTGAATCAAAATGTTGTTTACTTAAGCACTATATTGGATAATAATGTTTTATTGCTAATTAAGTCTATTGATTTATCTATACTGACAGATTTATTGTCCCAAATTAAAGATATTTTTAATAAATATTTTAAATATAATATTTGTATAGGGGTAAGTAATGAAAATAGTTTTGAAAGTATACAAAATATGTATCTAGAGGTTAAGGAATGTTTGAAATGTGAATTTTATCTTGGTGATAACAAAATAATAACAGAAAAAATTATTGAGTTTAATAAGTCACAAGATAATTTAAGTGATTCAACTTACAATGAAATGATTGCGGTTTCTGTTAAAACAGGCAATATAGAAAGATTAAACTTGCAATTAGACAGCTTTTTTAATATGATATATCAAGAAAAAGTAGAAATAGAAATGGCTAAAAATTATTGTATTGAAATATTTTTGATTATACTAAGGCAAGGTGATCATAAAAAAGTTAGAGGATATGCAAAGGGTTTATATGAAATCCAAGATAAAAGTACTTTAAGACAAATTAGTGGATATATAAAATATATAGCTAATGAAATAGCTAAAAAAAATTATGATAATAATACAGAAAATTATGGAGCTATTATTAGTACAGTTATAAACTGCGTTGATAATAATATACAAAATTATGAGTTATCACTAAATTGGATAGCAAAAAAAGTATTATTTATAAATGAAAATTACTTAGGTAAGCTTTTTTACAAACACACTAATGAAAAATTTTCTAGATATGTTGTTAGGATCAGGATGGAAAAAGCTAAAGAACTTATTAGGAGTAAAAAAGACTATAAGTTTTATGAAATAACAGAGCAAATAGGACTTGGTGATAACACTCAATACTTTAGCCAAGTATTTAAAAAATATACGGGTTATACTCCATCTGAATATAGAAAACTGTAA